In Cydia fagiglandana chromosome 3, ilCydFagi1.1, whole genome shotgun sequence, the following are encoded in one genomic region:
- the LOC134680422 gene encoding G1/S-specific cyclin-E: MAQSGSPDDCTEKRMTLKRKRNSTDDEEVENMPPMKMAQKLEEDLSDQAAHNVVVESTSSSDEDTQFGNIEQPRSVFTDLEYNPDSFLSPPSIPELPNCVLSPLENVARGDSTPHTNKRPSTSKLEYPLPKRKCPLPGLSWADPSDVWKGMCECDARSSMRKNPSMFDNHPNLQPRMRAILLDWLNEVCEVYKLHRETFHLTVDYVDRYLSNTDDVQKGRLQLIGITCLFIAAKVEEVYPPKIGEFAYVTDGACTTDEILLEELLILKILSWNITPITINSWLNVYMQLASEGRSAKRRLISESDVGANAMRGYTFVFPQYSSLEFAVCGQLVDLAVLHTDVNQFSYSVVAAAAIAHAFDKDLAIRVSGWTWEVLEPCYRWLAPSVAVVKAEGAVSAVRGGDGEFLQRAAGLDLICPDLNVDESHRIQSHNVTLDMFVSTSVMEPIDLQAHSIEDSLGSTEVYKYDRNPLSFQDKVIHSAASEPAAPLPLPAAVFPPTPPQSDQKSPPPPTETPSSSARPDVRLHADE; encoded by the exons ATGGCGCAATCTGG CTCCCCCGACGACTGCACTGAAAAACGGATGACCCTGAAACGGAAACGGAACTCTACTGATGATGAG GAGGTTGAGAACATGCCACCGATGAAGATGGCTCAGAAATTAGAAGAAGACTTAAGTGACCAAGCAGCCCACAATGTGGTTGTGGAATCAACATCCTCCAGTGACGAGGACACACAGTTTGGGAACATTGAGCAGCCAAGGAGTGTGTTCACCGACCTAGAATACAACCCAGATAGTTTCCTAAGCCCACCGAGTATACCTGAACTGCCAAATTGTGTGCTGAGCCCTCTAGAGAATGTGGCCAGGGGCGACTCCACACCACACACTAACAAAAGGCCTAG CACTAGCAAGTTGGAATATCCCCTCCCCAAACGCAAGTGCCCCCTCCCCGGGCTCTCGTGGGCGGACCCCAGCGACGTCTGGAAGGGAATGTGCGAGTGCGACGCCAGATCCAGCATGAGGAAGAACCCCAGCATGTTCGACAACCATCCCAACCTGCAGCCGAGAATGCGAGCGATACTGCTCGACTGGCTTAATGAG GTGTGCGAAGTGTACAAACTGCACCGGGAGACGTTCCACCTGACTGTGGACTACGTGGACCGGTACCTCTCCAACACGGACGACGTGCAAAAGGGACGGCTGCAGCTCATTG GTATCACCTGCCTCTTCATCGCCGCAAAAGTGGAAGAGGTGTACCCACCGAAGATCGGCGAGTTCGCGTACGTGACCGACGGCGCCTGCACCACCGACGAGATCCTCCTCGAGGAGCTCCTCATCCTCAAGATACTGTCCTGGAACATCACACCTATTACCATAAACAGCTGGTTGAATGTGTACATGCAGCTCGCCAGCGAAGGGAGGAGCGCGAAGCGGAGATTGATAAGTGAGAGCGACGTGGGCGCGAACGCGATGCGCGGGTACACGTTCGTGTTCCCGCAGTACAGCTCGCTGGAGTTCGCGGTGTGCGGGCAGCTGGTGGACCTGGCCGTGCTGCACACTGACGTCAACCAGTTCTCGTACAGCGTGGTGGCCGCCGCCGCCATCGCGCACGCCTTCGATAAGGACCTCGCCATTAGGGTGTCGG GCTGGACGTGGGAGGTGCTAGAGCCCTGCTACCGGTGGCTGGCGCCGTCCGTGGCCGTGGTGAAGGCCGAGGGCGCCGTGAGCGCGGTGCGCGGCGGCGACGGCGAGTTCCTGCAGCGCGCCGCCGGCCTCGACCTCATCTGCCCCGACCTCAACGTCGACGAGAGCCACCGCATACAGTCGCACAACGTCACGCTCGACATGTTTGtgagtacctc GGTTATGGAACCGATCGACTTACAGGCTCACAGTATCGAGGACTCGTTAGGTTCGACGGAAGTTTACAAATATGATCGTAATCCCCTCTCGTTTCAGGACAAGGTGATCCACTCGGCCGCCTCGGAGCCCGCCGCGCCACTCCCCCTCCCCGCCGCCGTGTTCCCGCCCACGCCCCCGCAGTCCGACCAGAAGAGCCCCCCGCCGCCCACCGAGACTCCCTCCAGCTCCGCCCGCCCCGACGTGCGGCTGCACGCTGACGAATAG